A stretch of Myroides oncorhynchi DNA encodes these proteins:
- the map gene encoding type I methionyl aminopeptidase gives MIIPKTLEEIELMRQSALLVSKTLGMIATELKPGVTTLELDAKAEEFIRDHGAVPGFKGLYGCPSTLLTSVNEQIVHGLPTNRPLEEGDIVSVDCGTVMNGFYGDHAYTFEIGDVDPATKKLLQITKESLYVGIRQFKLGNRVEDVGSAIQRFCEKEGYTVVRELVGHGLGTKMHEDPEMPNYGKPGNGKRFVEGMVVAIEPMINLGTRNIKQLNDGWTIVTRDGKPSAHFEHDVALVNGKPELLSTFQYIYQALGITSNEEDEFRAKALVL, from the coding sequence ATGATAATTCCAAAAACTCTTGAAGAAATCGAGTTGATGAGACAGAGCGCATTGCTTGTTTCTAAAACATTAGGAATGATAGCTACAGAGCTAAAACCAGGAGTAACAACTTTAGAGCTTGATGCAAAAGCTGAAGAATTTATTAGAGATCACGGAGCGGTACCAGGATTTAAAGGCCTTTACGGTTGTCCTTCTACGTTGTTAACTAGTGTGAACGAACAGATTGTACACGGATTACCTACTAATCGTCCTTTAGAAGAGGGTGATATAGTATCTGTAGACTGCGGTACAGTGATGAACGGATTTTATGGAGATCACGCTTATACATTCGAGATTGGAGATGTAGATCCAGCTACTAAGAAGTTATTACAGATTACAAAAGAATCGCTATACGTAGGTATCAGACAATTCAAATTAGGAAATAGAGTAGAAGACGTAGGTAGTGCTATCCAACGCTTTTGTGAGAAAGAAGGGTACACTGTAGTTCGCGAGCTAGTAGGTCACGGATTAGGTACTAAAATGCATGAAGATCCTGAAATGCCTAACTATGGTAAGCCTGGTAATGGTAAAAGATTCGTAGAAGGTATGGTGGTAGCTATAGAGCCTATGATCAACTTAGGTACTCGTAATATCAAGCAACTTAATGACGGATGGACTATCGTAACACGTGATGGAAAACCATCTGCACACTTCGAACACGATGTGGCATTAGTGAATGGTAAACCTGAGTTACTTTCTACATTCCAGTATATCTATCAAGCATTAGGTATCACTAGTAATGAAGAAGATGAGTTTAGAGCTAAAGCATTAGTTCTTTAA
- a CDS encoding pirin family protein, translating to MNTKILYTADSRGYANHGWLKSHHTFSFANYRNNDRVHFGVLRVLNDDNVAAGMGFGTHPHDNMEIISIPLSGSLSHKDSMGNGTIINEGEIQIMSAGTGVQHSEFNPNENQESQFLQIWIFPDKLNVKPRYDQLKLNKEDRANQWDQILSPNPDDKGVWIHQNAWFHMADLEQGKELSYELKDKSNGVFMFILEGDITLGSDVLHRRDAIGFDGEDTFTIKANENSQVLLMEIPMELPSYLQ from the coding sequence ATGAACACAAAAATATTATACACAGCAGACAGTAGAGGTTACGCTAATCACGGATGGTTAAAATCTCATCATACCTTTAGTTTCGCTAACTATAGAAATAACGATAGAGTACACTTCGGTGTACTTCGAGTATTGAATGATGACAATGTAGCTGCTGGAATGGGATTCGGCACTCACCCTCATGATAATATGGAGATTATCTCTATTCCGTTATCGGGGAGCTTATCTCACAAGGACAGTATGGGAAATGGAACAATCATTAATGAAGGAGAAATCCAAATAATGAGTGCAGGTACAGGTGTACAACATAGTGAGTTTAATCCTAACGAAAATCAAGAAAGTCAGTTCTTACAGATTTGGATATTCCCTGATAAGCTAAATGTAAAACCACGTTATGATCAGCTAAAATTAAACAAAGAAGATAGAGCAAATCAATGGGATCAAATTCTTTCTCCTAATCCAGATGATAAAGGGGTGTGGATACATCAGAATGCTTGGTTTCACATGGCAGATTTAGAACAAGGCAAAGAGCTTAGCTATGAACTAAAAGACAAGTCAAATGGGGTGTTTATGTTTATCCTAGAAGGTGATATCACATTAGGAAGCGATGTCTTACACAGAAGAGATGCTATAGGCTTCGATGGCGAAGATACTTTCACTATTAAGGCTAATGAAAACAGCCAAGTGTTACTTATGGAGATTCCTATGGAACTTCCAAGCTACTTACAATAA
- a CDS encoding cysteine-rich CWC family protein, which yields MSKDRVCTHCKGPILCNTVDIQNCDCSNVNISNETRIFLAGSFHKCLCNECLVKFDQMISSCQGKELPKRRSEMEEGLHYYMENEYFVFTELYHMLKGQCCQNGCRHCVYGFKNRYL from the coding sequence ATGAGTAAAGATAGAGTCTGTACGCATTGTAAAGGGCCAATACTGTGTAATACAGTAGATATTCAAAACTGTGATTGTTCTAATGTTAATATATCTAATGAAACACGTATTTTTTTGGCAGGGTCTTTTCACAAGTGTTTGTGTAATGAGTGTTTGGTTAAGTTTGACCAGATGATATCTTCATGTCAAGGAAAAGAATTGCCAAAGCGAAGAAGTGAGATGGAAGAAGGATTGCATTATTATATGGAGAATGAGTATTTTGTCTTTACAGAGCTATATCACATGTTGAAAGGGCAATGCTGCCAAAACGGATGTAGACATTGCGTTTATGGCTTTAAAAACAGATATTTATAA
- a CDS encoding PH domain-containing protein, translating into MRFSYYNLTSKILLSVFCLLPFLGMIIFFMQVGNVLAISLSVIMIFLLIVFIYKCFFIKVNIDKSGITYVSPLKNKHLNWDEVKDVLIVVRERRSLPDYYKFNEWMEAGKAGKSYFVLFRTTEGFPENPMFMFSAPTGEDYISVQFRPSIKQAIEKYR; encoded by the coding sequence ATGAGGTTTAGTTATTATAATTTGACAAGTAAGATCTTACTGTCAGTATTCTGTTTATTGCCATTCCTTGGGATGATTATATTCTTTATGCAGGTTGGTAATGTATTGGCGATTTCACTGAGTGTGATTATGATTTTCTTACTCATTGTGTTTATTTACAAATGTTTTTTTATCAAAGTAAATATTGATAAATCGGGGATTACCTATGTTAGCCCTCTAAAAAATAAGCATCTTAATTGGGATGAGGTGAAGGATGTATTGATTGTGGTACGTGAGCGTCGTTCACTTCCTGATTATTATAAATTCAACGAATGGATGGAAGCAGGTAAGGCGGGCAAGAGTTATTTTGTTTTATTTAGAACTACAGAAGGTTTTCCTGAGAATCCGATGTTTATGTTTAGTGCACCAACAGGAGAAGATTACATTAGTGTACAGTTTCGACCAAGTATAAAACAAGCAATAGAAAAGTATCGTTAA
- a CDS encoding geranylgeranylglycerol-phosphate geranylgeranyltransferase translates to MLSRKNKLLLAKIFSLFSVVRGYNIFIIVLAQYLASIFIFAPDLRALDVILDWKLFLIIFGSSLAIAGGYIINNFYDAEKDLINRPLKSMLDRLVSQTTKLRVYFALNFLAVGIVFPVSWHASLFFSGYIFLLWFYSHKLKKYPIIGNLTASLLAILPFFSILMYFRFYYPSIFLHASFLYLIILIRELIKDMENIKGDFANNYQTIPVRFGEKKAKELITLVTLLTLIPIFLLVNNLNLGYMTYYFYLSIIVLILFLYRLWTSKTVMQYHSLHISLKLLILLGVFSIVLIDPEVLINGKTLLEENL, encoded by the coding sequence ATGTTGTCTAGGAAAAATAAGTTGCTCTTAGCAAAAATATTTAGCTTGTTCTCAGTAGTGAGAGGTTATAACATTTTTATTATAGTACTAGCACAGTACCTAGCATCTATCTTTATATTTGCTCCTGATCTTAGGGCATTAGATGTTATTTTGGATTGGAAGCTGTTTCTAATCATCTTTGGATCTTCGTTAGCTATTGCTGGAGGATATATAATTAATAATTTTTACGATGCAGAAAAAGATCTAATTAACAGACCACTTAAGTCAATGTTAGATCGGTTAGTTAGTCAAACTACGAAGTTACGTGTTTATTTTGCACTTAATTTTTTAGCTGTAGGAATTGTATTTCCTGTGTCATGGCATGCCTCTCTATTTTTCTCGGGATACATATTTTTATTATGGTTTTATTCTCATAAATTAAAGAAGTATCCTATTATCGGGAATCTAACAGCATCTCTTTTAGCTATATTGCCTTTTTTTAGTATTCTGATGTATTTTAGGTTTTATTATCCATCTATTTTTTTGCATGCATCCTTTTTGTATCTAATCATTTTAATTAGAGAGCTAATAAAAGATATGGAGAATATTAAAGGCGATTTTGCAAATAATTATCAGACTATTCCTGTGAGATTTGGAGAGAAGAAAGCAAAGGAATTAATTACTTTGGTCACGCTGCTAACTTTAATACCTATCTTTCTTTTGGTAAATAATCTGAATTTAGGATATATGACTTATTACTTCTATCTCAGTATTATAGTACTGATTCTCTTCTTATATAGATTGTGGACTTCTAAGACAGTCATGCAATATCATAGTTTACATATTAGCCTGAAGTTATTAATTTTGTTAGGAGTGTTTTCTATTGTTTTAATTGACCCTGAGGTGTTGATAAATGGTAAAACTCTATTGGAGGAAAACTTATAA
- a CDS encoding COG3014 family protein, with protein MVSNRAIYSVIKTSLLFAVMFFVFGCATYHDRITDYYQKLGASEFDEAEKALDKNALLQKPRNLLLFYMEKGRVAHLKGAYEESNKYLNQADLLVEDGLNTTGDLAVGLFLNSMSQNYKGEEFEIFMLHYYKALNYMYLGKTNEAIVEARRISLQNYAQGDKYKDKTTRYSKDAFSLNLQGLIYEYSGNYNDSFISYRNAVETYQSSKDLTYYGVTMPASLKYDVMRMAAKNGFNSELSKYERDFKLKLKDQPAGPGGEVVIFWENGRAPIKEQEDLFFSLVKGESGSLVFTNALGIMIPLDFGIAGKTNLSDVHSVNIAYPKYIVQPVPYTNATVLANDSHNNSFEKVEDIDALAVLTLKERAGKELGQILTRMAVKKAAEYAVKAAAKSNGKNGENNAVLEGIGLGVQLFNLFSEKADTRNWQTLPAQINYTRVPLQLGQNKLKITMQRPNGQRVEHNVDIEGAGGMKFYNFATMN; from the coding sequence ATGGTTTCAAATAGAGCCATATATTCTGTTATAAAAACATCACTGCTTTTTGCGGTGATGTTTTTCGTGTTTGGATGTGCTACTTATCACGATAGAATAACAGATTATTATCAGAAGTTAGGGGCTTCAGAATTTGATGAGGCTGAGAAAGCTTTAGACAAAAATGCACTATTGCAGAAACCTAGGAACCTTCTTCTTTTTTATATGGAGAAAGGAAGAGTAGCACATTTAAAAGGAGCATACGAAGAAAGTAATAAGTATTTAAATCAAGCTGATTTATTAGTAGAAGATGGATTAAATACTACAGGTGATTTAGCTGTAGGATTGTTTTTGAACTCAATGTCTCAAAATTACAAGGGAGAAGAGTTTGAAATTTTTATGCTACATTATTATAAGGCTTTGAATTATATGTATCTTGGAAAGACTAATGAGGCTATAGTAGAGGCTAGACGTATATCTCTGCAAAATTACGCTCAGGGTGATAAGTACAAAGATAAAACTACACGCTACTCTAAGGATGCTTTCTCGTTAAACCTTCAAGGTTTAATTTATGAGTATAGTGGTAATTATAATGATTCTTTTATTTCATACAGAAATGCAGTAGAGACCTATCAGTCTTCTAAAGATTTGACTTACTACGGTGTAACTATGCCTGCGAGTTTAAAGTATGATGTAATGCGTATGGCTGCAAAGAATGGTTTTAATAGTGAGTTGTCAAAATACGAACGTGACTTTAAGCTAAAATTAAAAGATCAACCTGCTGGACCAGGTGGTGAAGTTGTTATCTTTTGGGAGAATGGCCGTGCTCCAATTAAGGAACAAGAGGATTTGTTCTTTTCATTAGTGAAAGGAGAATCAGGAAGTTTAGTTTTTACTAATGCGTTAGGTATTATGATTCCACTTGATTTTGGGATAGCAGGGAAGACTAATTTAAGTGATGTTCACAGTGTTAATATAGCTTATCCTAAATATATAGTTCAACCAGTACCTTATACAAATGCAACTGTATTAGCCAATGATTCACATAATAATAGTTTTGAGAAAGTTGAAGATATTGATGCATTAGCTGTGCTAACTTTAAAAGAAAGGGCAGGTAAAGAATTGGGGCAAATACTGACTAGAATGGCTGTAAAAAAAGCTGCTGAATACGCAGTCAAAGCTGCAGCTAAATCAAATGGTAAAAATGGTGAGAATAATGCAGTTTTAGAAGGAATCGGTTTAGGAGTTCAGTTATTTAATTTGTTTTCTGAGAAAGCAGATACGCGAAATTGGCAAACACTTCCTGCTCAAATTAATTATACAAGAGTACCACTACAGTTAGGACAAAATAAACTAAAGATTACTATGCAACGTCCAAATGGTCAACGTGTAGAACATAATGTAGATATAGAGGGAGCAGGAGGAATGAAATTCTATAACTTTGCTACAATGAATTAA
- a CDS encoding energy transducer TonB, with protein sequence MTRGTLLLSLLLMLALSCKMEEKEYKIEDNIVTNTDKEVKKEEDLPPVSKLSKENKHSNEEIQKAEYPGGMSAFNNQFISKFRVPNIGSHSIQIIIQFTIEADGSITDIEVVKDPGYGAGKEAIRVLNNMSRWIPAELNDKRVRSQFTLPIVIQVQ encoded by the coding sequence ATGACTAGAGGAACACTACTATTGAGTCTACTATTAATGTTAGCTCTTTCTTGTAAAATGGAAGAAAAGGAATACAAAATAGAAGATAACATAGTTACTAATACTGATAAGGAGGTTAAGAAAGAAGAGGATTTACCTCCCGTTTCAAAACTATCCAAAGAAAACAAACACAGTAATGAGGAAATTCAAAAAGCAGAATACCCCGGAGGTATGTCAGCTTTTAATAACCAGTTTATCTCTAAGTTTAGAGTGCCTAATATAGGTTCGCATAGTATACAAATAATCATACAATTCACAATCGAAGCAGATGGTAGTATTACAGATATAGAAGTAGTTAAAGATCCAGGATATGGCGCAGGTAAAGAAGCGATTAGAGTCCTTAACAACATGTCTAGATGGATACCTGCAGAACTTAACGATAAAAGAGTTAGGTCACAATTTACTCTACCTATAGTGATACAAGTACAATAA
- a CDS encoding pseudouridine synthase, which yields MNNGKSSSGNNKSNRSGSRNTAGKKSFGSKDGAKKTYGGNDSNKKSFGPKEGPKKTYGDNDTNKKSVANKEVKKPFSANTTKKYDSKPRVKNTPKDSDELRLNKYIGNSGVCSRREADIYIVSGNVKVNGEVITELGYRVKKTDVVNFDGTILTPEKLTYVLLNKPKGFATINEPVVTEENVLSLIKGASKYPLVPIGRMDKTTIGLLLFTNDTNLLQKLNSTEQRSSKLYHVSLDKNLKYEDLEKVQKGVYIDERRVFAEEVSYVDDQPKTEIGIKLKASNVKLVRAIFESLGYNVIKLDRVMYGQLTKWNLPRGKWRHLTDEEVRNLKNSK from the coding sequence ATGAATAACGGTAAGTCGAGTTCAGGAAATAATAAATCGAATCGCTCAGGAAGTAGAAATACAGCGGGTAAGAAGTCTTTTGGTTCTAAAGACGGAGCAAAGAAGACGTATGGTGGGAATGATAGTAATAAGAAGTCTTTTGGACCTAAAGAAGGACCAAAAAAGACGTATGGAGATAATGATACAAACAAGAAGTCTGTCGCTAATAAAGAAGTCAAAAAACCTTTTAGCGCTAATACTACTAAAAAATACGATAGTAAACCAAGAGTAAAAAATACTCCTAAGGATTCTGATGAATTGCGTTTAAATAAATATATTGGTAACTCAGGTGTATGTTCACGACGTGAGGCTGATATCTATATCGTATCAGGGAATGTAAAAGTAAATGGTGAGGTTATCACTGAGCTAGGATATAGGGTAAAGAAGACGGATGTAGTTAACTTTGACGGGACTATTCTTACTCCTGAGAAACTTACTTATGTGTTATTAAACAAACCAAAAGGTTTTGCTACAATTAATGAGCCTGTTGTTACTGAAGAGAACGTATTGTCATTAATTAAAGGAGCTTCTAAATATCCATTAGTACCTATCGGAAGAATGGATAAGACAACTATTGGTTTATTGTTATTCACAAATGACACTAATTTACTTCAAAAATTGAATTCTACAGAACAACGTTCTTCTAAGTTATACCATGTATCTTTAGATAAAAACTTAAAGTACGAAGACTTAGAAAAAGTTCAAAAAGGTGTGTATATCGACGAGCGTCGTGTATTTGCTGAAGAGGTATCTTATGTAGATGATCAACCTAAGACTGAGATTGGTATTAAATTAAAAGCATCTAACGTTAAGTTGGTACGTGCTATCTTTGAGTCTTTAGGATATAATGTTATTAAGTTAGACCGTGTAATGTATGGTCAATTAACTAAATGGAACCTTCCTAGAGGTAAATGGAGACACCTAACGGATGAGGAAGTAAGAAACCTTAAGAATAGTAAATAA
- a CDS encoding mevalonate kinase, with amino-acid sequence MKGPLFYSKILLFGEYGIIKDSKGLSIPYNFYKGALKMSEHLEGVALKSNQSLKNFAAYLSDMQEQEPSLVKFDIERLDSEIEQGLYFDSSIPQGYGVGSSGALVAAIYDQYAYNKITVLENLTKDKLLVLKGIFGKMEAFFHGTSSGLDPLNSYLSLPILINSKDNIEPAGIPSQSVDGKGAVFLLDSGIVGETAPMITIFMESLKDQGFRQMLKDQFVKYTDACVENFLKGDVKSLFSNTKLLSNVVLNHFKPMIPEQFHSIWQKGIETNDYYLKLCGSGGGGYILGFTPDIDKAKESLKDYKLEVVYQF; translated from the coding sequence ATGAAAGGACCATTATTTTATTCAAAAATTCTTTTATTCGGTGAGTATGGAATTATTAAGGACTCTAAAGGACTATCTATTCCTTATAATTTTTATAAGGGAGCATTAAAGATGTCTGAACATTTAGAAGGAGTAGCTTTAAAATCTAATCAAAGTTTAAAAAACTTTGCAGCTTATCTAAGTGATATGCAGGAGCAAGAGCCTTCATTAGTGAAGTTTGATATAGAGCGATTAGATTCTGAAATAGAACAAGGACTTTACTTTGATTCAAGTATTCCTCAAGGATATGGAGTGGGAAGTAGTGGGGCACTTGTAGCGGCTATTTATGATCAATATGCTTACAATAAGATAACTGTTCTTGAGAACCTAACAAAAGACAAGCTTCTTGTGCTTAAAGGTATTTTTGGAAAAATGGAAGCTTTCTTCCATGGGACTAGTTCAGGTTTAGACCCACTAAATAGCTACTTAAGTTTACCTATTTTAATCAATTCAAAAGACAATATTGAACCTGCAGGTATTCCTTCTCAAAGTGTAGATGGTAAGGGAGCTGTGTTTTTACTTGATTCTGGAATCGTAGGAGAGACAGCACCAATGATTACGATTTTTATGGAGAGTTTAAAAGACCAAGGTTTCCGTCAGATGTTGAAAGATCAGTTTGTAAAGTATACGGATGCATGTGTTGAGAACTTCCTTAAGGGCGATGTAAAGTCGTTGTTTAGTAACACAAAGTTATTGTCTAATGTTGTTTTAAATCACTTCAAACCGATGATTCCTGAGCAATTTCATAGTATTTGGCAAAAAGGTATCGAAACAAATGATTACTACTTGAAACTATGTGGTTCAGGTGGAGGGGGATATATCTTAGGATTTACTCCTGATATTGACAAGGCTAAAGAGTCATTAAAGGATTATAAATTAGAAGTGGTTTATCAGTTCTAA
- a CDS encoding penicillin-binding protein activator LpoB translates to MQIKRIALAIVLAVSGLAITSCGRQVTRVSTEETIDLSGRWNNSDSREVAQAMTKQILEEPWIFNFREENEGKKPVVIVGMVYNKSHEHIEAETFTKDVEQAFIQSQRVRLVQGGKKRDELRGERADQQTNASESSMKKFGLEQGADFMLQGSINSIVDAHKKQKVVYYQVNLELTNIQTSEVVWIGEKKIAKYVKN, encoded by the coding sequence ATGCAAATTAAAAGAATAGCATTAGCTATAGTATTAGCTGTATCTGGATTGGCAATTACATCATGTGGACGTCAAGTGACACGTGTAAGTACAGAAGAAACTATTGACCTTAGTGGGAGATGGAATAATTCTGATTCTAGAGAAGTGGCTCAAGCCATGACAAAACAAATATTAGAAGAGCCTTGGATTTTTAATTTCCGTGAAGAAAATGAAGGTAAAAAGCCTGTAGTGATTGTTGGAATGGTTTATAATAAAAGCCATGAACATATTGAAGCAGAAACATTCACTAAGGATGTAGAACAAGCTTTTATTCAATCGCAAAGAGTACGTTTAGTACAAGGTGGAAAAAAACGTGACGAATTACGTGGAGAACGTGCTGATCAGCAAACAAATGCATCAGAATCGTCTATGAAAAAATTCGGTTTAGAGCAAGGAGCTGACTTTATGTTGCAAGGTTCTATTAATTCTATTGTAGATGCGCATAAAAAACAAAAAGTGGTTTATTACCAAGTTAACTTAGAGTTGACAAATATCCAAACAAGTGAAGTGGTATGGATAGGTGAAAAGAAAATCGCTAAGTACGTAAAGAACTAA
- a CDS encoding diphosphomevalonate/mevalonate 3,5-bisphosphate decarboxylase family protein: MNIEDFIFDQVVDVNLTMEGGFSWSTPSNIALVKYWGKKDNQIPANPSLSFTLKNCKTETSLTYKAKSDKGISFDLLFEGKPKEDFKPKIQKFFERIVKYCPYIENYHFVIDTKNTFPHSSGIASSASGMGAMAVNIMSLEKLLNADMTVEYFNQKASFLARLGSGSACRSITGSVVVWGEQADITGSSNLYGIEFPYEVHPMFKNYCDTILLVDKGEKKVSSTVGHDLMHNHPYAEQRFSQAHENLAKLKNILSEGNLVDFVALVESEALTLHSMMMTSMPYFILMKPNTLEIIEKIWAFREKTSIPVCFTLDAGANVHVLYPVGDKDFVQTFIRQELVEYCQNGQYIDDEIGEGSLIIK; the protein is encoded by the coding sequence ATGAATATAGAAGACTTTATTTTTGACCAAGTAGTAGATGTTAATTTGACTATGGAGGGTGGTTTCTCATGGAGTACACCTAGTAATATAGCATTAGTTAAATATTGGGGAAAGAAAGATAATCAGATACCTGCGAATCCTTCATTAAGTTTTACGTTGAAGAATTGTAAGACAGAGACTTCGTTAACATATAAGGCAAAATCTGATAAAGGGATAAGTTTTGATCTTTTATTTGAGGGAAAGCCTAAGGAAGATTTTAAACCAAAGATTCAGAAGTTTTTCGAGAGAATAGTAAAATACTGTCCTTATATAGAGAATTACCACTTTGTTATAGATACTAAGAATACTTTTCCACATAGTTCAGGTATAGCATCTTCTGCTTCTGGTATGGGGGCTATGGCTGTAAATATTATGTCATTAGAAAAGTTGTTAAACGCAGATATGACTGTTGAATACTTTAATCAGAAGGCTTCTTTCTTAGCGCGTTTGGGCTCTGGAAGTGCGTGTAGAAGTATTACAGGTAGTGTAGTGGTGTGGGGAGAACAAGCTGATATTACAGGTAGCTCGAATTTATACGGTATAGAATTTCCATATGAGGTACATCCTATGTTTAAGAATTACTGTGATACAATATTGCTTGTCGATAAAGGAGAGAAGAAAGTATCAAGTACTGTAGGACATGATCTGATGCACAATCATCCTTATGCTGAGCAACGCTTTAGTCAAGCACATGAGAATTTGGCTAAGTTGAAAAATATATTGAGTGAAGGGAATTTAGTAGACTTTGTCGCGTTAGTAGAGAGTGAAGCTCTGACACTGCATTCAATGATGATGACATCAATGCCCTATTTTATATTGATGAAACCCAATACTCTTGAAATAATTGAAAAAATATGGGCATTTAGAGAAAAAACTTCTATACCAGTGTGCTTTACTTTAGATGCTGGGGCAAATGTCCACGTTCTTTACCCAGTCGGAGATAAGGATTTTGTTCAGACATTTATAAGACAGGAATTAGTAGAGTACTGTCAAAATGGACAATATATAGATGATGAAATAGGAGAGGGATCGTTAATAATCAAATAA
- a CDS encoding acetyl-CoA hydrolase/transferase family protein, whose protein sequence is MNYTTAQEAAKLIKSGDRIYVHAVACTPNHLIDAIVERAHELRKVEFCHIHTLGKAPYADPKYRESFFVNSFFTGGNVRHTIKEGNGTYTPIFLGSLPEAFDSGLVHLDVTLIQVSPPDEHGFCSLGTSVEATPAAIRSSKIVIAQVNKYIPRTFGDAALHISKIDVLVEHHTPLLTEYSDSYDDIEDKIGGYIAELIEDGSTLQMGIGSIPEAVLQKLKNHKHLGLHTEMFADGVIDLIEAGALDCSQQTSSNNKAVSTFCVGTERIYKYLDNNPFFEFKECSYTNDPFIIRQNPKTIAINSAVEIDLTGQICADSIGPNIYSGVGGQVDFMRGATRSKGGKAIIAMSATTKKGGNKIVPFLKHGAGVVTSRAHAQFIVTEYGVADLRAKSIVDRVHALANIAHPDFREEILREYFDTTRNKQ, encoded by the coding sequence ATGAATTACACAACTGCACAAGAAGCCGCTAAGCTTATCAAATCTGGTGACCGAATCTATGTACATGCTGTAGCATGTACTCCTAACCACTTAATAGACGCTATAGTAGAACGGGCGCACGAATTAAGAAAAGTAGAGTTCTGTCATATTCACACATTAGGTAAAGCTCCTTATGCAGATCCTAAATACAGAGAAAGCTTCTTTGTAAATTCTTTCTTTACAGGTGGTAATGTTAGGCATACTATTAAAGAGGGTAATGGTACATATACACCGATATTCTTAGGTTCATTACCAGAAGCTTTTGACAGTGGTCTGGTACATCTAGATGTAACTCTAATACAAGTATCACCACCAGATGAGCACGGATTCTGTTCTTTAGGTACTTCTGTAGAAGCAACACCTGCAGCGATACGCTCCTCTAAGATTGTGATTGCGCAAGTGAATAAATACATCCCCCGTACTTTCGGTGATGCTGCTTTACATATCTCTAAGATAGATGTACTTGTAGAACATCATACTCCTTTATTAACAGAATACAGTGATAGCTATGATGATATCGAAGATAAAATAGGTGGATATATTGCCGAATTAATAGAAGATGGTAGTACTTTACAGATGGGGATTGGATCTATCCCTGAAGCTGTATTACAAAAACTAAAAAATCACAAGCACTTAGGATTACACACAGAGATGTTCGCTGACGGAGTGATCGACTTAATTGAAGCAGGAGCATTAGATTGTTCTCAACAGACGTCTTCTAACAATAAAGCTGTCTCAACATTCTGTGTTGGTACAGAACGTATATACAAGTACTTAGACAACAATCCTTTCTTCGAATTTAAAGAGTGTTCTTATACGAATGATCCTTTCATTATTCGCCAAAATCCTAAGACCATAGCGATTAACTCTGCTGTAGAGATAGACCTAACAGGGCAGATATGCGCTGACTCTATCGGTCCTAATATTTACTCGGGAGTAGGTGGGCAAGTAGATTTTATGCGTGGAGCTACTCGTAGTAAAGGAGGGAAAGCGATTATAGCAATGTCTGCTACAACCAAAAAAGGTGGTAATAAAATAGTACCCTTCCTAAAACACGGTGCTGGAGTAGTGACCTCTCGCGCCCATGCACAATTTATCGTGACAGAATATGGAGTCGCTGATCTTAGAGCCAAGTCTATAGTAGATCGAGTACATGCACTAGCGAATATCGCTCATCCTGATTTTAGAGAAGAGATACTACGAGAATACTTTGACACTACTAGAAATAAGCAGTAA